From one Bradyrhizobium sp. Ash2021 genomic stretch:
- a CDS encoding ABC transporter substrate-binding protein: MGYVEGRNLTIEYRGANAREDRLAELAAELVQRRVDAIIVFAGQSIVAAKAATTSIPILFFTGFDPVQSGFVASLNRPGGNATGISVLNTELLAKRLQVLCELMPLAKSIAFLYSPTSLVAGGDSISNELASAAEALAVKLSPVEARHADDFEAAFATMANARPDAVLVSADALMFQNRATLVGLAARHMLPAAYPIREFVAGGGLMSYGTNYSEAYRQVGDYVGRVLNGEKPENLPVQRVTKLEFAINTTTAKALGLIVTPSLLARADEVIE, translated from the coding sequence ATGGGTTATGTCGAAGGCCGAAACCTCACGATCGAATATCGCGGGGCTAACGCCCGTGAGGACCGGCTGGCCGAATTGGCCGCGGAACTCGTTCAGCGCCGCGTGGATGCCATCATCGTCTTTGCAGGCCAATCCATCGTTGCCGCCAAGGCCGCCACCACATCCATTCCAATCCTCTTCTTTACCGGGTTCGATCCCGTCCAGAGTGGATTCGTCGCAAGCCTCAACCGGCCTGGCGGCAATGCCACTGGGATTTCAGTTCTCAACACCGAACTGCTGGCCAAGCGTCTACAGGTGCTATGCGAACTGATGCCGTTGGCAAAGTCCATTGCATTCCTCTACAGCCCAACAAGCCTCGTCGCCGGGGGCGACTCCATCAGCAACGAGCTGGCATCGGCGGCCGAAGCTCTCGCTGTCAAGCTATCGCCCGTGGAAGCGCGGCATGCCGATGATTTTGAAGCAGCTTTCGCCACAATGGCGAACGCGCGACCGGATGCGGTGCTCGTTTCGGCCGACGCATTGATGTTCCAAAATCGCGCAACGCTTGTCGGCTTGGCCGCCCGACACATGCTGCCTGCGGCCTATCCAATCCGGGAATTCGTCGCAGGCGGCGGATTGATGAGTTACGGAACGAATTATTCGGAAGCATACCGTCAGGTGGGCGACTATGTTGGTCGTGTTCTGAACGGTGAGAAGCCGGAGAACCTGCCCGTGCAGCGGGTCACAAAGCTCGAGTTCGCCATCAACACCACAACGGCAAAGGCGCTCGGCCTCATCGTAACGCCGTCGCTGCTCGCCCGCGCCGATGAGGTGATCGAATAG
- a CDS encoding IS1182 family transposase, with the protein MSKYFRPWNIDQTLLLPPNVQDFVPKGHVSRFIVELVRESLDLKEITGSYVSGLGQPPFDPRMMVALVLHGYASGLYSSRRIAKACRERNDFVMIVALDPPDFRTISDFRKRHLKALGALFLQVLKLCETAGLVKLGHVALDGTKIKANASKHKAMSYERMKKREAELKAEVARMLAAAEAADAQEDETFGKDKRGDELPDWAGDKEKRLAKIQQAMAALEADARLAAEEERRIEAEKEQQRQAEGRKKPGKPAAPASDQPDPKSQRNFTDPESRIMKSKDGFVQAYNAQAAVDAGAQIIVAHELTQCGNDQGQLVPLIEAIENNLGRTPEQASADSGYCSESNLEALEAHRVDGYVAPGRAKHPTAANGKIGGPLTQRMRKKIDDGGFETPYRLRKQVVEPVFGQIKQARGFRQFLLRGVEKVRAEWAMICSAHNLLKLFTLAKAA; encoded by the coding sequence ATGAGCAAGTATTTTCGCCCCTGGAATATCGATCAGACGCTGCTTCTGCCGCCGAATGTGCAGGACTTCGTGCCGAAAGGCCATGTCTCGCGGTTTATCGTTGAACTGGTGCGGGAGAGCCTCGATCTCAAGGAGATCACGGGCAGCTATGTGAGCGGGCTCGGGCAGCCGCCGTTCGACCCGCGCATGATGGTGGCGCTTGTGCTGCACGGCTATGCGAGTGGGCTGTATTCATCGCGGCGGATCGCGAAGGCCTGCCGCGAACGGAATGATTTTGTAATGATTGTCGCGCTCGATCCGCCGGATTTTCGCACGATCAGCGACTTCCGCAAGCGGCATTTGAAGGCGCTCGGCGCACTGTTCCTGCAGGTTCTGAAGTTGTGCGAGACGGCAGGGCTGGTCAAACTCGGCCATGTCGCGCTTGATGGCACGAAGATCAAAGCGAACGCGTCGAAACATAAAGCGATGAGTTATGAGCGCATGAAGAAACGCGAGGCGGAATTGAAAGCCGAGGTCGCTCGCATGCTGGCGGCCGCTGAGGCGGCGGATGCTCAGGAGGACGAGACTTTCGGCAAAGACAAACGCGGCGACGAGCTGCCGGATTGGGCTGGCGACAAGGAGAAGCGGCTGGCGAAGATCCAGCAGGCGATGGCGGCGCTGGAGGCCGACGCCAGGCTGGCCGCGGAGGAAGAGCGTCGCATCGAGGCCGAAAAGGAACAGCAGCGCCAAGCCGAAGGCCGCAAGAAGCCGGGCAAACCGGCGGCGCCGGCATCGGACCAGCCTGATCCCAAGTCGCAACGCAACTTCACCGATCCGGAAAGCCGCATCATGAAGTCGAAGGATGGCTTCGTTCAGGCCTATAATGCACAGGCCGCCGTCGACGCAGGCGCCCAGATCATTGTCGCGCACGAACTGACGCAGTGCGGCAACGATCAGGGCCAGCTGGTGCCCCTGATCGAGGCCATCGAGAACAATCTCGGCCGCACGCCGGAGCAGGCCTCAGCGGACTCCGGCTACTGCAGCGAATCCAATCTCGAAGCGCTCGAAGCACATCGCGTTGACGGCTATGTCGCGCCTGGACGCGCCAAGCACCCGACAGCCGCGAACGGAAAAATCGGCGGACCGCTGACCCAACGGATGCGAAAGAAGATCGACGATGGCGGCTTCGAAACGCCCTACCGATTGAGAAAGCAAGTGGTCGAACCGGTCTTCGGACAGATCAAACAGGCGCGCGGCTTCCGCCAGTTCCTGTTGCGGGGTGTCGAAAAAGTGCGTGCCGAGTGGGCCATGATCTGCTCCGCCCACAACCTCCTGAAGCTGTTCACCCTCGCAAAGGCTGCCTGA
- a CDS encoding DUF2158 domain-containing protein has protein sequence MADQQIKVGSVVQLKSGGPLMTVSEVGQGQMDDYMSAWCDWFIQDKAPWKQEHGVFPMTSLKLIEP, from the coding sequence ATGGCCGATCAACAAATAAAAGTCGGAAGCGTAGTTCAACTGAAATCTGGCGGCCCGCTTATGACGGTTAGTGAAGTTGGCCAAGGTCAAATGGACGACTACATGAGCGCTTGGTGCGATTGGTTCATCCAGGACAAGGCCCCATGGAAACAGGAGCACGGCGTCTTTCCCATGACTTCTTTAAAGCTGATCGAACCATAA
- a CDS encoding phosphatidylserine/phosphatidylglycerophosphate/cardiolipin synthase family protein — MVSKFPPEELYRRIGRIIEECPSFAGISNLSADQLTWLGRAEALIAVCGDMLIQAEFAAARATLAQSTMRQSGFQDLMMALYRALAKAELAAPAGAQGAFIPVGGSFDAYAALAKVFSQAQFDLLVVDPYMDDSVLLEFGGAVPETVTLRLLSDQATAKQSLEPAAKRWKAQYPNRSLQVRLTPARGLHDRVILVDGKEAWTITQSLKDLAKRSPAEIVRANDIAALKITAYEQIWTTAGVLV; from the coding sequence ATGGTGTCTAAATTCCCTCCAGAAGAGCTCTACCGTCGCATCGGACGGATCATTGAGGAGTGTCCTTCGTTTGCTGGGATTTCGAACCTATCGGCAGATCAGTTGACCTGGCTCGGCAGAGCCGAAGCTCTAATCGCGGTTTGCGGTGACATGCTTATTCAGGCTGAGTTTGCTGCTGCGAGGGCGACGCTCGCTCAATCGACAATGCGCCAGTCCGGATTTCAGGATTTGATGATGGCGCTCTATCGAGCGCTGGCCAAGGCAGAGTTGGCGGCACCTGCAGGAGCGCAAGGTGCATTTATCCCTGTCGGTGGCAGCTTCGATGCGTATGCCGCCTTAGCGAAAGTGTTCTCACAGGCCCAATTCGATTTGCTGGTTGTGGATCCTTACATGGACGACTCGGTCCTGCTAGAATTTGGCGGCGCGGTGCCTGAGACGGTGACGCTCCGGTTGCTCTCAGACCAAGCCACAGCGAAACAGTCGCTCGAGCCTGCCGCAAAAAGGTGGAAGGCACAGTATCCTAACCGCAGTTTGCAGGTGCGATTGACGCCAGCGCGGGGGCTGCACGATCGCGTAATACTGGTTGATGGCAAGGAGGCATGGACCATCACTCAATCCCTAAAGGATCTCGCAAAGCGGTCGCCTGCAGAAATTGTACGCGCAAACGATATCGCAGCGCTGAAGATCACGGCCTATGAGCAAATCTGGACCACTGCAGGAGTGCTGGTTTAA
- a CDS encoding AAA family ATPase: MPPDIEEEDVLTDEAKREEYERVAALQCDEMVRRFELADPRDRWRHTGEPRPVEGMKDCRLVETRARPEQVDVELPDALPLTVDGWRKRDLPEPDLLLGSWISTTSRVLLSAATGLGKSNLAIALGQHVAAGKSFLHWKAGRAAKVLYIDGEMSRRLLRQRLLSEADRHGHDVSNFYGLSREDVPGFQPLNSPVGQAWIIKQIEQLGVELVIFDNIMSLTVGDMKEELSWTQTMPLVLALTAKAIGQIWVHHTGHDETKGYGTKTREWQLDTVIHLQSAKRRDTDVSFTLSFRKARERTPSTRADFQDAKVALVNDRWEHETAEAIRSGKVSPRTQRALDALIAVLTSDQAKNPSGNRRPVHRDHWASECNAQGLIDLKGKPKSARTLMNTFRRELASANLIAYEGDMQWLIG, encoded by the coding sequence ATGCCCCCAGACATCGAAGAGGAGGATGTCCTCACTGATGAAGCTAAGCGCGAGGAATACGAGCGCGTAGCCGCGCTACAATGTGATGAGATGGTCCGCAGGTTTGAGCTCGCAGATCCCCGCGATCGCTGGCGCCACACTGGGGAGCCGCGGCCGGTGGAAGGCATGAAAGACTGCCGGCTGGTTGAGACCAGGGCCCGCCCTGAACAGGTCGATGTCGAGCTGCCTGATGCGTTGCCGCTCACAGTCGACGGTTGGCGCAAGCGTGATTTGCCGGAGCCAGATCTCCTTCTGGGTTCTTGGATATCGACCACCAGCCGCGTTCTGTTGTCGGCCGCCACGGGACTCGGCAAGAGCAATTTGGCGATCGCATTAGGCCAGCATGTCGCTGCAGGAAAATCATTTCTGCACTGGAAAGCCGGCCGCGCCGCCAAGGTGCTCTATATCGACGGCGAGATGTCCCGCCGCCTGTTGAGGCAACGGCTCCTCTCCGAAGCCGATCGGCACGGTCACGACGTGTCCAACTTCTATGGGCTTAGCCGTGAGGATGTCCCGGGCTTTCAGCCACTTAACTCGCCGGTCGGCCAAGCTTGGATAATCAAACAGATCGAGCAACTAGGGGTCGAGCTAGTCATCTTCGATAACATCATGTCCCTTACCGTCGGGGATATGAAAGAGGAGCTGTCGTGGACGCAGACCATGCCGCTGGTATTAGCCCTCACCGCCAAGGCGATCGGACAAATCTGGGTCCACCACACCGGGCATGATGAGACCAAGGGCTACGGCACTAAGACCCGCGAATGGCAGCTGGACACCGTCATTCATCTCCAGTCGGCAAAGCGCCGCGATACTGACGTTTCGTTCACGTTGTCGTTCAGAAAAGCCCGCGAGCGCACCCCGTCGACCCGCGCCGACTTTCAGGACGCCAAGGTGGCGTTGGTGAATGATCGATGGGAACACGAAACGGCCGAGGCAATTCGCTCCGGCAAAGTCTCCCCGCGTACTCAAAGGGCGCTGGACGCACTGATCGCCGTGCTGACCTCCGACCAAGCCAAGAACCCTTCAGGTAATAGGCGGCCCGTGCATCGCGACCATTGGGCATCGGAGTGCAATGCGCAGGGATTGATCGATCTTAAGGGGAAGCCGAAGAGCGCGCGAACTCTCATGAACACGTTCCGACGCGAGCTGGCGTCCGCCAACCTGATTGCCTACGAAGGTGATATGCAATGGTTGATCGGTTGA
- a CDS encoding helix-turn-helix domain-containing protein has product MVALKIGREKIYQLLNSGELESYREGGSRKILWRSIEAYVQRRLAEEAKRRGSAA; this is encoded by the coding sequence ATGGTCGCGCTGAAGATTGGGCGCGAGAAAATCTACCAGCTTCTGAATTCAGGCGAGCTGGAGAGCTACCGCGAGGGCGGCTCGCGGAAGATCCTGTGGCGCAGCATTGAGGCTTATGTGCAGCGCCGGCTTGCCGAGGAAGCCAAGCGCCGCGGGAGCGCCGCATAA
- a CDS encoding IS256 family transposase, producing MSNDNIIKLIQPANVDDQLTEILRTGARVLLAQAVEAEVADFLGKHADLKTADGHQRVVRHGHLPEREVMTGIGPVAVRQPRVRDREADATDPDRIRFSPSILPPYMRRSKSIETLLPILYLKGISTGDFSEALAALLGKDAAGLSASAIGRLKDGWLDEHTAWQRRDLSAKRYVYIWADGIHLQARLEDEKQCILVLIGATPEGRKELVGFTDGARESAQDWRDLLLDLKRRGLDVPPRLTIADGALGFWKAAGEVWPKTREQRCWVHKTANVLAKLPKSQQPKAKRALQEIWMAETKAAAELAFDAFIASYTPKYEKAADCLGKDRDTLLAFYDFPAEHWKHLRTTNPIESTFATVRHRTIRSKGCLSNRTALAMVFKLLEAAQKSWRRLDGHNQLPKLVLGVTFNNGIEVIAKPADRQPITAAA from the coding sequence GTGTCCAACGATAACATCATCAAGCTGATTCAGCCAGCAAACGTCGACGATCAACTCACGGAAATCTTGCGTACTGGGGCACGTGTTCTGTTGGCCCAGGCGGTCGAGGCCGAGGTCGCGGACTTTCTCGGCAAGCATGCCGATTTGAAGACCGCAGACGGCCACCAGCGGGTCGTGCGCCACGGTCACCTGCCGGAGCGCGAGGTGATGACCGGTATCGGTCCGGTCGCCGTCCGCCAGCCGCGTGTGCGCGATCGCGAGGCGGACGCTACCGACCCCGACCGCATCCGGTTCTCGCCCTCGATCCTGCCGCCCTATATGCGCCGCTCTAAATCGATCGAGACGCTGCTGCCGATCCTTTACCTGAAGGGTATCTCGACCGGCGACTTCTCCGAGGCGCTGGCAGCACTGCTCGGCAAGGATGCTGCCGGATTGTCGGCATCCGCCATCGGCCGCCTGAAGGACGGCTGGCTTGACGAACACACCGCGTGGCAGAGGCGCGATCTGTCGGCGAAACGTTACGTCTACATCTGGGCCGATGGCATCCATCTCCAGGCACGCCTCGAAGACGAAAAGCAGTGCATCCTGGTGCTGATCGGCGCGACGCCGGAAGGCCGCAAGGAACTGGTCGGCTTCACCGATGGCGCCCGCGAGAGCGCGCAGGACTGGCGCGATCTGCTGCTCGATCTGAAGCGGCGCGGGCTCGACGTGCCGCCGCGGCTTACCATCGCCGATGGCGCGCTCGGGTTCTGGAAGGCCGCCGGTGAGGTCTGGCCGAAAACGCGCGAGCAGCGCTGCTGGGTGCACAAGACCGCGAACGTACTCGCCAAGTTGCCGAAGAGCCAGCAGCCGAAGGCCAAACGCGCGTTGCAGGAGATCTGGATGGCCGAAACCAAGGCCGCCGCCGAGCTGGCGTTCGACGCCTTCATCGCGAGCTACACGCCCAAATACGAGAAGGCGGCCGACTGCCTGGGCAAGGATCGGGACACGCTACTGGCGTTCTACGACTTCCCGGCCGAGCACTGGAAACACCTGCGAACGACCAATCCCATTGAAAGCACCTTCGCTACCGTGCGCCACCGCACGATCCGATCGAAGGGATGCCTGTCCAACAGGACGGCGCTCGCGATGGTCTTCAAGCTGCTCGAGGCCGCGCAGAAAAGCTGGCGTCGTCTCGATGGCCACAACCAGTTGCCAAAACTCGTTCTCGGTGTGACATTCAACAACGGGATCGAGGTCATCGCTAAACCCGCTGACCGTCAGCCCATAACCGCCGCCGCCTGA
- a CDS encoding IS701 family transposase: MIRTSWTRTASIEETLALWAASLREIKKRIRPLFGQERVAKNAGLFLEGLLGDEQRKTGWMRAEAAGDPGPWRQQAILGRRDWDADALRDIVRDYVIEHLADDDAVLVIDETGFLKQGKASCGVARQYTGSAGKITNCQIGVFAAYVSCHGHAFIDRALYLPKEWTDDPDRLKAAYVPPDTGFATKPKLATRMIARAIAAPVPFKWVAGDTVYGVGDIEQQLRRAGKGYVLGVSSAHVFRSWGKRRSVAGTAADIALTRRASDWKRLSAGAGTKGPRLHDWCYLELADLAGEPNDENPGLWTRGLLIRRRIADGDLAFFTTWCPAATSIETLVGVEGHRWAIEDSFETAKNEFGLDHNESRSWHGWHRHVSMAMLAFAMMAVIRHRANPPAPKKTKRRTTARVKPQPRRR, from the coding sequence ATGATTCGAACATCGTGGACGCGGACAGCGTCGATTGAAGAGACGCTTGCGTTGTGGGCGGCGTCGCTTCGGGAGATCAAGAAGCGGATACGTCCATTGTTCGGGCAAGAGCGTGTTGCGAAGAATGCTGGCTTGTTTCTGGAAGGTCTGCTTGGAGATGAGCAACGCAAGACTGGTTGGATGCGCGCTGAGGCCGCAGGCGATCCTGGTCCATGGCGGCAACAGGCGATCCTGGGTCGCAGGGATTGGGATGCGGATGCCTTGCGCGATATCGTCCGCGATTATGTCATCGAGCATTTGGCGGACGATGACGCGGTCCTCGTGATCGATGAGACCGGCTTTCTCAAACAGGGCAAAGCGTCGTGCGGCGTGGCGCGTCAGTACACTGGTTCGGCGGGCAAGATCACGAACTGCCAGATCGGCGTCTTCGCGGCCTACGTTTCGTGCCACGGTCATGCTTTCATCGACCGCGCGCTGTATCTTCCGAAGGAATGGACCGACGATCCAGATCGACTGAAAGCCGCATACGTGCCCCCCGATACCGGCTTTGCGACCAAACCAAAGCTTGCGACGAGAATGATCGCACGCGCCATAGCCGCGCCTGTCCCGTTCAAGTGGGTTGCAGGCGATACGGTCTACGGTGTCGGTGACATTGAACAGCAACTGCGTCGCGCAGGCAAAGGCTATGTCCTGGGGGTCAGCAGCGCGCATGTATTTCGATCCTGGGGCAAGCGTCGATCGGTCGCCGGCACGGCTGCCGACATCGCCCTGACGCGGCGTGCGTCCGACTGGAAACGCCTGTCAGCAGGGGCCGGAACCAAAGGACCGCGGCTGCATGATTGGTGCTATCTCGAATTGGCCGACCTGGCCGGAGAACCAAACGACGAAAATCCGGGCCTTTGGACACGCGGTCTGCTGATCCGTCGTCGTATCGCCGATGGCGATCTCGCCTTCTTCACCACCTGGTGCCCAGCGGCAACATCGATCGAAACACTGGTGGGGGTCGAAGGCCATCGGTGGGCAATCGAGGACAGTTTCGAGACCGCCAAGAACGAGTTCGGGCTCGACCACAACGAGAGCAGATCCTGGCACGGCTGGCATCGCCACGTTTCCATGGCGATGCTCGCCTTCGCCATGATGGCGGTGATCCGCCATCGCGCCAATCCGCCGGCGCCAAAAAAAACCAAACGCCGAACCACGGCAAGGGTCAAACCACAGCCACGCCGTCGTTGA
- a CDS encoding integrase arm-type DNA-binding domain-containing protein: MAGRLKSLDVERETKSGKYADGDGLYLIVNGPTSKNWSYRYWKHGKERWHGLGSFKEVSLKEARLGRDAARLRVKGDRNVPGVDIVQERRAARQELKAAEINSVQPTFEQCAEAYINEHWNSWSKRHRDQWPSSLKRYAYPTIGKHTIAEIKPSHIHDLLKPIWLEKRETANRVRGRIETIIAKNVDVDDKDFRNPAELTKQLREKLPKRSKRVVRHHPALPYVEAAKFIIRLAEAEGTAAAMLRFLILTACRTNEVVEARWSEIDRPSSIWKIPGERMKMDQDHHVPLVDHAMKIIDQMRDGRQSDLIFTNPEGGQFSENAMLAVLDRLAIQLPFVRFSESMGNHDSNIVDADSVD; the protein is encoded by the coding sequence GTGGCTGGACGGCTTAAGTCTCTTGACGTTGAACGCGAAACCAAGTCCGGCAAATATGCCGACGGCGATGGGCTCTATCTCATCGTGAATGGGCCCACATCCAAGAATTGGTCCTACCGATATTGGAAACACGGCAAAGAGCGCTGGCATGGCCTCGGATCCTTCAAAGAGGTGTCGCTCAAGGAAGCGCGTCTCGGTCGGGATGCAGCGCGGCTGCGCGTGAAGGGCGACAGGAACGTGCCGGGTGTGGACATCGTGCAGGAACGTCGGGCGGCACGGCAGGAGCTCAAGGCCGCCGAGATCAACTCAGTGCAGCCGACGTTCGAACAATGCGCCGAGGCATACATCAACGAGCACTGGAACAGTTGGAGCAAGAGACATCGCGACCAGTGGCCGTCGTCACTCAAGCGCTACGCCTATCCCACCATCGGAAAGCACACGATCGCAGAGATCAAGCCAAGCCACATCCATGATCTGTTGAAACCCATCTGGCTTGAGAAGCGGGAGACAGCCAACCGCGTCCGCGGCCGCATCGAAACGATCATTGCGAAGAATGTCGACGTTGACGACAAGGATTTTCGGAATCCGGCCGAGCTTACCAAACAGCTACGGGAGAAACTCCCGAAGCGTTCAAAACGGGTTGTCCGCCATCATCCGGCGTTGCCGTATGTCGAGGCTGCTAAATTCATAATCAGGCTTGCGGAAGCCGAAGGTACGGCCGCGGCGATGTTGCGGTTCCTTATCCTGACCGCGTGCCGCACAAATGAGGTCGTCGAGGCGCGTTGGTCCGAGATCGACAGGCCAAGCTCGATCTGGAAAATCCCCGGCGAGCGCATGAAAATGGATCAAGATCATCACGTCCCTCTGGTGGATCACGCGATGAAAATCATCGATCAAATGCGCGATGGCCGCCAGAGTGATTTGATCTTCACCAACCCTGAGGGCGGACAGTTCTCCGAAAACGCGATGCTGGCGGTGCTCGACCGCCTAGCAATACAGTTGCCTTTTGTGAGGTTTTCTGAATCCATGGGCAACCATGATTCGAACATCGTGGACGCGGACAGCGTCGATTGA
- a CDS encoding tyrosine-type recombinase/integrase produces the protein MKGHIRERSPGHFAIILDQRDPATGKRKRKWYSFEGTKRQAQIECSRLITEIRSGSNVEPSKITVLQFLERWLKHVKPNVSPKTHERYEQIALKNIAPLIGAKLLLKLKPIEISEAYSQALESGRCDGKGGLAPRTVHHMHRILFSALDQAERWKLIARNPAALLEKRDRPKIEKKAVRTIDAPATADVFDAARKRRLFIPLVLAAFCGLRRGEITAIRWRAIDLDRGQLAVLASTEQLDDGTIREKEAKSGRARTVALPSLAVEELRRWRLLQAQELLRLGTRTDDDWLVVTQADGSALQPRSLTHVVSAFLKEWGVTLKGLRHSHASHMLASNIHPKIVQERLGHSSIAITMDIYSHLMPNMQGDAADAVDVVLRAAINRRSKDVG, from the coding sequence ATGAAAGGTCACATCAGAGAGCGATCGCCTGGTCACTTCGCCATCATCCTCGATCAGCGCGACCCCGCCACCGGCAAGCGAAAACGGAAATGGTATTCGTTCGAAGGCACCAAGCGACAAGCGCAGATCGAGTGCTCGCGTTTGATCACGGAAATCAGAAGCGGCAGTAACGTTGAGCCCTCAAAGATCACTGTTCTCCAGTTTTTGGAGCGCTGGCTCAAGCATGTGAAGCCAAACGTTTCACCTAAAACCCACGAACGCTATGAACAGATCGCGCTGAAGAATATCGCCCCGCTAATCGGCGCCAAACTACTTCTCAAACTCAAACCGATCGAGATCAGCGAGGCGTATTCTCAGGCGCTGGAAAGCGGTCGCTGTGACGGCAAGGGCGGTTTGGCGCCGCGAACGGTCCATCACATGCACCGAATTCTTTTCTCAGCGCTGGATCAGGCCGAACGCTGGAAGCTGATCGCCCGCAATCCGGCCGCTTTGCTGGAGAAGCGCGACCGCCCAAAAATAGAGAAAAAGGCCGTGAGGACGATCGACGCGCCGGCGACGGCCGACGTCTTCGACGCGGCGCGAAAGCGCCGGCTGTTCATTCCGCTCGTCTTGGCCGCTTTTTGTGGCCTGCGCCGCGGCGAGATTACCGCCATCCGCTGGCGCGCGATCGATCTGGATCGCGGGCAGCTGGCAGTGCTCGCCTCAACCGAGCAGCTGGACGACGGGACCATTCGAGAGAAGGAAGCAAAGAGCGGCCGCGCCCGGACTGTCGCCCTGCCCTCCCTCGCCGTCGAGGAACTGCGACGCTGGCGCCTCCTTCAGGCACAGGAGCTTCTGCGGCTCGGTACCAGGACTGATGACGATTGGCTCGTCGTCACCCAGGCGGACGGCTCGGCGCTTCAGCCCCGGAGCCTCACGCACGTTGTGAGCGCGTTCCTGAAGGAATGGGGCGTCACGCTGAAGGGTCTGCGGCATAGCCACGCCAGTCACATGCTCGCTTCCAACATCCACCCCAAGATCGTCCAGGAGCGCCTTGGCCATTCCAGCATCGCGATCACGATGGACATCTATAGCCATTTGATGCCGAATATGCAGGGAGACGCCGCCGACGCGGTTGACGTGGTGCTTCGTGCCGCCATAAACAGGCGCTCCAAAGACGTTGGGTAG
- a CDS encoding helix-turn-helix domain-containing protein yields MSKNEKAPSLVYRVPEAGAILGLTRNGAYAAAKRGDIPTIRIGKLLRVPVRAVERMLDMKKGDNA; encoded by the coding sequence GTGTCGAAAAATGAAAAAGCTCCCAGCCTCGTGTATCGAGTGCCGGAAGCCGGTGCCATTCTCGGACTCACTAGAAATGGCGCTTACGCGGCAGCGAAGAGGGGAGATATTCCGACCATCAGGATCGGAAAGCTGCTGCGTGTGCCGGTTAGAGCCGTCGAGCGGATGCTCGACATGAAAAAGGGGGATAACGCATAA
- a CDS encoding helix-turn-helix domain-containing protein has product MTDTFTRDLFAWLNQVLADRSLPATAFMVAYRITQHINRKSGRAWPSQDTLAKATGLTVRSIRSLTDRLQEGGHLDIEPHRGRRQTNIYRLAIKRKPASGLDDDNDADDADASSDMADDKEEASFPNSDEENRKPASAVDDEKEENQRMKRGNPAHEKRKPASDEPSENQAAPHDAAWEGKKASERAPEGRALEEGFKEFWQLWQRGHHDDREQVSKAFIGAASKHDMADILASARRWAAAREPQYLPEPVKWLKGGWQSEPPPKRSTGGGSGRRSGGKPDPVEEALRAGGFDVGGKDE; this is encoded by the coding sequence ATGACAGACACTTTCACACGCGATCTATTCGCATGGCTGAATCAGGTTCTCGCCGATCGCAGTCTGCCCGCCACGGCCTTTATGGTGGCCTACCGCATTACGCAGCACATCAACCGCAAATCTGGCAGGGCGTGGCCGTCGCAGGACACCCTGGCGAAGGCGACCGGTCTCACTGTTCGTTCTATTCGCAGTCTGACAGATCGGCTGCAGGAGGGTGGCCACCTCGACATCGAACCTCACCGAGGTCGTCGCCAAACCAACATCTATCGGCTCGCCATAAAGCGGAAGCCAGCCTCCGGTTTGGATGACGATAACGACGCGGATGACGCGGACGCCAGCAGCGACATGGCTGACGATAAAGAGGAAGCCAGCTTCCCCAATTCAGACGAAGAAAACCGGAAGCCAGCTTCCGCTGTCGACGACGAAAAAGAGGAAAATCAGCGTATGAAAAGAGGAAATCCAGCGCACGAAAAGAGGAAGCCAGCTTCCGACGAACCATCTGAGAACCAAGCGGCGCCTCACGACGCCGCTTGGGAGGGAAAGAAAGCCAGCGAGCGCGCGCCCGAGGGGCGCGCGCTGGAAGAAGGGTTCAAGGAGTTTTGGCAACTCTGGCAGCGCGGACATCACGATGATCGAGAGCAGGTCTCCAAGGCCTTCATCGGTGCTGCCAGCAAACACGACATGGCGGACATCCTGGCGAGTGCGCGGCGCTGGGCGGCTGCAAGAGAGCCACAGTATCTGCCGGAACCGGTGAAGTGGTTGAAGGGCGGCTGGCAGAGCGAACCGCCGCCCAAGCGGTCGACTGGCGGTGGCAGTGGGCGCCGTTCTGGCGGAAAGCCTGACCCCGTCGAGGAAGCGCTGCGAGCCGGTGGATTCGATGTTGGAGGGAAGGACGAATGA